From one Xiphias gladius isolate SHS-SW01 ecotype Sanya breed wild chromosome 12, ASM1685928v1, whole genome shotgun sequence genomic stretch:
- the supt16h gene encoding FACT complex subunit SPT16 — translation MAVNLDKDAYYRRIKRLYSNWKKGEDEFGKVDAIVVSVGVDEEIVYAKSTAIQTWLFGYELTDTIMVFCDTKIIFLASKKKVDFLKQVAITKGNENANGVPPITLLTREKNESNKANFDKMIEAIRGSKEGKAVGVFSKDKFPGEYMKSWNDTITAEGLVKVDISAVVAYTMAVKEDGELGLMKKAAAITSEVYSKFFKERVMEIVDADEKVRHSKLAESVEKAIEEKKYLGGADPSTVEMCYPPIIQSGGNYSLKFSVVSDKNHMHFGAITCAMGIRYKSYCSNLVRTLMVDPPQEMQDNYNFLLQVEEELLKELKHGVKLCDAYNAVLEYVKKEKSDLVSKLTKNLGFAMGIEFREGSLVLNTKNQYKLKKGMVFSISLGFADLVNKDGKKEEQKKYALFIGDTIQINEEEAATILTPVKKKIKNVGIFLKNDDEEDEEEDGDDAEELLGKGARSAALLADRTRNEMTAEEKRRAHQKELANHLNEEARRRLTEQKGEQQIQKARKSNVSYKNVSQMPREKDIREMKIFIDKKYETVVMPVFGIATPFHIATIKNISMSVEGDYTYLRINFYVPGSSLGRQEGNIFPNPDATFVKEITYRASNLKAPGDTSVPSTNLQNAFRIIKEVQKRYKTREAEEKEKEGIVKQDSLVINLNRSNPKLKDLYIRPNIAQKRMQGSLEAHTNGFRFTSVRGDKVDILYNNIKHAIFQPCDGEMIIVLHFHLKNAIMFGKRRHTDVQFYTEVGEITTDLGKHQHMHDRDDLYAEQMEREMRHKLKSAFKNFIEKVETLTKEELEFEVPFRDLGFQGAPYRSTCLLQPTSSSLVNVTEWPPFVVTLDEVELVHFERVQFHLKNFDVVIVYKDYNKKVTMINAVPVNSLDPIKEWLNSCDIKYTEGVQSLNWTKIMKTIVDDPEGFFEQGGWSFLDPESEGSGAEEDSESEMEDETFNPSADEEEDEEEDSDEDYSSETEDSDYSASLGSEEESGKDWDELEEEARKADRESHYEDEDTSNRKRKVRSSAPPSKKKRRS, via the exons ATGGCGGTAAATCTGGACAAGGACGCGTACTACCGCCGGATCAAAAGATTGTACAGCAACTGGAAG AAAGGAGAGGATGAGTTTGGCAAAGTCGACGCCATCGTGGTGTCTGTCGGGGTGGATGAGGAGATTGTGTACGCCAAATCCACAGCCATACAG ACCTGGCTGTTTGGCTACGAGTTGACAGACACCATCATGGTGTTCTGCGACACCAAAATCATCTTCCTCGCCAGCAAGAAGAAGGTGGATTTCCTCAAACAGGTGGCTATAACGAAAGGCAACGAGAACGCCAACGGTGTCCCGCCCATCACCCTGCTCACCAGGGAAAAG aatgaaaGCAACAAGGCCAACTTTGACAAGATGATCGAGGCGATCCGAGGCAGCAAAGAAGGCAAGGCGGTGGGAGTCTTCAGCAAGGACAAATTCCCCGGAGAGTACATGAAGAGCTGGAACGACACAATCACTGCTGAGGGACTGGTGAAG GTGGACATCAGCGCTGTGGTTGCGTATACAATGGCGGTGAAGGAAGACGGGGAGCTCGGCCTGATGAAGAAGGCAGCGGCCATCACCAGCGAGGTTTACTCAAAGTTCTTCAAAGAGCGCGTCATGGAGATCGTTGACGCAGATGAG AAAGTGCGTCACAGTAAGCTGGCCGAGTCGGTAGAGAAGGCCATCGAGGAGAAGAAGTACCTGGGCGGTGCCGATCCTTCCACAGTGGAGATGTGTTATCCTCCCATCATTCAGAGCGGAGGAAACTATAGCCTCAAGTTCAGCGTTGTCAG CGATAAGAACCACATGCACTTCGGTGCCATCACGTGTGCCATGGGGATCCGCTACAAGTCGTACTGCTCCAACCTGGTGCGAACCCTCATGGTGGACCCCCCTCAGGAGATGCAGGACAACTACAACTTCctgctgcaggtggaggaggagctgctcaAAGAGCTCAAACACG GTGTCAAACTCTGCGACGCCTACAACGCTGTTCTGGAGTACGTGAAGAAGGAGAAGTCAGACCTTGTATCAAAGCTGACCAAAAACCTCGG CTTTGCAATGGGAATTGAGTTCAGAGAAGGCTCGTTGGTTTTGAACACTAAAAACcagtacaaactgaaaaaag GCATGGTGTTCAGCATCAGTTTGGGTTTTGCTGACCTCGTGAATAAAGATGGCAAGaaggaagagcagaaaaagTATGCCTTGTTTATTGGCGACACAATACAGATCAATGAG GAAGAGGCTGCCACGATACTCACACCAGTTAAGAAGAAGATTAAAAATGTGGGAATTTTCTTGAAG aatgacgatgaggaggatgaggaggaagacgGCGACGACGCCGAGGAGCTGCTGGGGAAGGGAGCTCGGAGTGCAGCGCTGCTCGCAGACAGAACCAGA AATGAGATGACGGCGGAGGAGAAGAGGCGGGCGCACCAGAAGGAGCTGGCCAATCATTTGAACGAAGAAGCCAGGCGTCGTCTGACGGAGCAGAAGGGAGAGCAGCAGATTCAGAA GGCCAGAAAATCTAACGTGTCCTATAAGAACGTCTCTCAGATGCCCAGAGAAAAAGACATCAGAGAAATGAAGATCTTCATTGACAAGAAGTACGAGACTGTCGTCATGCCCGTTTTCGGTATCGCCACACCGTTCCACATCGCCACCATTAAG AATATCAGTATGTCTGTAGAAGGAGACTACACCTACCTTAGGATCAACTTCTACGTCCCTGGCAGCTCTCTGGGACGACAGGAGGGAAATATCTTCCCCAACCCTGACGCCACATTTGTCAAAGAAAT CACGTACCGAGCGTCCAACCTGAAGGCTCCCGGCGACACGTCGGTGCCCTCGACCAACCTGCAGAACGCTTTCCGCATCATCAAGGAGGTACAGAAACGCTACAAGACGCGAGAGGCcgaagagaaggagaaggagggcaTTGTCAAGCAAGATTCGCTGGTCATCAACCTCAACCGCAGCAACCCCAAGCTCAAAGACCTCTACATCAGACCCAACATCGCACAGAAGAGGATGCAGGGATCGCTGGAGGCACATACTAATG GTTTCCGTTTCACGTCAGTCCGCGGTGACAAAGTGGACATCCTTTACAACAATATCAAACACGCCATCTTCCAGCCATGTGACGGGGAGATGATCATTGTACTGCACTTCCACCTCAAG AACGCCATCATGTTCGGTAAGAGACGCCACACAGACGTCCAGTTCTACACGGAGGTCGGGGAGATCACCACAGACTTGGGCAAACACCAACACATGCACGACCGGGACGACCTGTACGCCGAGCAGATGGAGCGGGAGATGAGGCACAAGCTCAAGTCGGCCTTCAAGAACTTCATCGAGAAGGTGGAGACGCTGACTAAAGAGGAGCTGGAGTTCGAGGTGCCCTTCAGAGACCTGGG GTTCCAGGGTGCCCCCTACAGGAGTACCTGCCTACTACAACCAACGTCCAGTTCCCTTGTCAATGTTACTGAATGG CCACCGTTCGTCGTCACTCTGGACGAGGTGGAGTTGGTCCACTTTGAGCGAGTGCAGTTCCACCTGAAGAACTTCGACGTGGTCATTGTCTACAAGGACTACAACAAGAAGGTCACCATGATCAACGCCGTGCCCGTCAACTCCCTCGACCCCATCAAGGAGTGGCTCAA ctcgTGTGACATCAAGTACACAGAGGGAGTCCAGTCTCTGAACTGGACCAAGATCATGAAGACCATCGTCGATGATCCCGAGGGCTTCTTCGAGCAGGGAGGCTGGTCTTTCTTAGACCCGGAGAGCGAG gGAAGTGGTGCGGAGGAAGATTCGGAATCCGAAATGGAGGATGAAACGTTCAACCCGTCTGCAGAcgaagaggaggacgaggaggaagacAGCGACGAGGATTACAGCTCCGAGACAGAGGACTCTG ACTACAGTGCGTCGCTGGGAAGCGAGGAAGAGAGCGGTAAAGACTGGGACGAGCTGGAGGAAGAAGCCAGGAAAG CTGACAGAGAAAGTCACTACGAGGATGAGGACACCTCCAACAGGAAGAGAAAGGTCCGGTCATCGGCTCCACCCAGCAAGAAGAAGCGACGGTCCTAA